In Sulfuritortus calidifontis, the sequence CGAGCAGGCCGATTGTCGTCGCTCCGATAGCTTTAGCCTTCTCGGCAGCACGAATGACATTCTCGCTATTACCTGAGGTAGATATCGCCAGCAGCGCATCACCCGCCTTCACCAGGCCCTCGACTTGACGGCTGAAGATATCAGCAAAGCTGTAATCGTTGCCAATGCAAGTTAGTACGGAGGTATCGGTAGTCAGCGCGATTGCCGACAGCGCCCGCCGCTCACGCCTGAAACGCCCCACAAGCTCTGCCGCAAGGTGTTGTGCATCAGCTGCGCTACCCCCGTTGCCACAAAGATATATCACGCCGCCGTTACTGATGATCGTGCGCAACAGCACGGCCGCCTCAGCTACACGCTCAGCCATCCGCCGCATATCATCAAGCACGGCGGCATGTTCATCGATTGCGTGCAGGATCACCTGCTTCACTATGCTTACCCGCCCTTGGCGAAATATTCGATAGTCTTCTCCAGCCCCTCTGCAAGAGAGACTTCTGGCTGCCACCCCAACACCTTTCTGGCCAAGCCAATATCCGGCTGACGCCGCACGGGGTCATCCGGCGGCAAGGGATGGAAGACAAGCTGCGAACGCGAACCGGTAAGTGCGATCACTTTCTCCGCCAATTCGCGAATGGTGAACTCTCCGGGATTACCTAGGTTCACTGGACCAGTGAAGTCGTCCGGGCTGTCCATCAGCCGAATCAGCGCTTCGATTAGATCATCCACATAACAGAAAGACCGGGTCTGACTACCATCGCCATACACTGTGATGGGTTCCCCCCTCAGTGCCTGGACGATGAAATTGGAGACCACGCGCCCATCGTTCGGATGCATGCGTGGGCCGTAGGTATTGAATAAACGTGCGACCTTGATACGCAGCTTGTGTTGGCGATGGTAATCAAAGAACAGTGTCTCGGCGCAGCGCTTGCCCTCATCATAACAAGCCCGAAAACCAATAGGATTCACGCGCCCCCAGTAATCCTCCCGCTGCGGGTGAACTTCCGGGTCACCATAGACCTCGCTGGTCGACGCTTGCAGAATCTTGGCCTTGACTCGCTTTGCCAATCCCAGCATGTTGATGGCGCCATGCACACTCGTCTTGGTCGTTTGCACCGGATCCCATTGATAATGAATCGGCGATGCCGGGCATGCCAAATTGTATATCTCGTCCACCTCAACATAGAGAGGGAACGTCACATCGTGACGCATCAACTCGAATCGCGGATTGTCCAGCAGATGCGCGATATTGTCCTTGGTCCCGCTGTAGAAATTATCGACACACAGGACATCGCAGCCATCCTTGAGCAGCCGCTCGCACAGGTGCGAGCCGAGAAACCCCGCGCCACCGGTCACCAATACTCGTTTTCGATTTGCCACGCGCATTCACGCCACCCGTAACTAGAACCCATCTAGAGAAGAACACCCTCAGACAAAGCTGCCCGGATACTTCTTGTACCAATCCACCCACCGTCCAATCCCGACTGCCAGATCCGTCTTAGGTTCGAACCCCACCTCTCGCCTCAAATCCTCGACATCAGCATAGGTCGCCACCACGTCGCCGTTCTGCATCGGCAGAAAATTCTTCTTGGCCTCGACACCCAGGCTCTTCTCGATGGTGCCGATGAAGTCCATCAGTTCGACCGGCGTGTGATTGCCGATGTTATAGACGCGATAGGGCGCATAGCTGGAACCGGGGTCCGGAGCATTCGTGTCGAAGGCGGGGTTCGGCGCCGCGATCTTATCCAGCACTCGCACCGTACCCTCGGCGATATCGTCGATATAGGTGAAATCGCGCTGCATCTTGCCATGGTTGAACACGTCGATGGGGCGCCCATCCAGGATGGCCGAGGTGAACAGCCAGGGCGACATGTCGGGCCGGCCCCAGGGACCGTAGACAGTGAAATAGCGCAGGCCGGTGGTCGGCAGGCCATAGAGGTGGCTGTAGGAATGCGCCATCAACTCGTTGGCCTTCTTGCTTGCGGCATAGAGGCTTACCGGGTGATCGACGTTGTCGTGCACCGAGAACGGCATGTGGGTGTTGGCGCCGTAGACGCTGGAGCTGCTTGCGTAGACCAGATGTTCCACGCCGTTGTGCCGGCAGCCTTCCAGGATGTTGCCGAAGCCGACCAGATTGGTCTGGATGTAGGCATGCGGGTTCTTCAGGGAATAACGCACGCCCGGCTGGGCGGCGAGATTGACCACGCGCTGCGGCCGCTCTTGGGCGAACAGGTCCTCCACGGCCATGTGCTCGGAGATATCGAGGCGGTGGAACTTGAAACCGGGAAATGGCTTGAGCTGCTCCAGGCGGGCCAGCTTCAGACGGGGGTCGTAGTAGTCGTTGAGATTATCGACGCCGACCACCTCGTCGCCGCGTTCGAGCAGCAGCTTGGCGACATGCATGCCGATAAAACCGGCCGCGCCGGTAATCAGTACTTTCATTTTCTGTTAGGTAACGATCAGAGATTTCATGCGCCAGGTTACCTAAGACATTCAAGCAGCGCGAATCGATACGCGAAATGCCTAGCAACGACTTTGATTCGAGTAGCGCGAGATTGGGGGGAAACGAACCGCCCGGCCACGCTACCGCCATGCCGTTTCACGATCGGCAAGCGCGGTTCAGGTTGCTGCGGGCATCCCGGGCCGACAGAAAAGCGACCCCAACGGGTGGATGGATTTTGCCACAAGAAGCCGGCCAGTGGGCAAGCTCATGACCTTGCCGCTCAGCCGACCTTGCGCAGGCTGGCCGGGGCCAGCCCCAATCGCACCGGCTTGCTGAGCAGTTCGATCAGCACCATGACCCGGTTCTCGCCTTCGCGCATCTGATAGATGGCCTCCAGACCGGCAAACGGCCCCTGGGTGACCCGCACCCGCTCACCGGGCGTAAACAGAGGTTGCGGCTGCCGCCTGCCCTCGTGCGTCCGGATCTGCTCGACCAGCCGATCATCGAGCCGGGCCGGCTCGTTGCCGAAGCTGACCAGCCGGCTCACCCCCCGGGTGGAGCGGATTGGGCCCCAGCCCTTGCCTGAGGCGCCCTCCTCCAGCCGGATGAACAGATAGCGGGGAAACAACGGCTCCTCCACCATGGCCAGCCGCCCCTGGCGCAGCTTTTCTACCGCAATCAGCGGCAGATAGCATTCATAGCCCTGCTGCTCCAGGTTCTGCAAGGCGCAGTGTTCCTGCCGGGGCTTGGTGTGGATGAGGTACCAGTGCATGCCAACCCTGTGTTGTCCTTATTGAGCGAACGCATCTTACTGCAAGTCGGCACCGCGCCCAAGCCGCCTGGCGCCAGGGCGCAAACGCGCCGGCCACGCTAAAATCGCGCCATGCGCCGCTTTTACACCCTCGCCTGGTGGCTCGCCCTGCCGCTCGCCTTTTTCTATCTGCTCTGGCGTAGCCGGCGCCAGCCGGAATATCGGCAACATTGGCTGGAACGCCTGGGCTTTATCGCCCCCGCGGGAGACAGGCCGGTGATCTGGGTCCACGCCGTCTCGGTCGGCGAGACCCGGGCGGCCGAGCCGCTGATCCGCGCCCTGCAGGCCCGGCACCCCGACCACGCCATCCTGCTCACCCACATGACGCCGACCGGACGCGCGACCGGGCGGGCGCTGTTCGGCGACGGCGTGACCCAGGCCTATCTGCCCTACGACCTGCCCCCACTCGCCCGCCGCTTCCTCGACCGGGCCCGCCCCCGCTTGGGCCTGATCATGGAAACCGAGGTCTGGCCCAACCTGTTCGCGGCCTGCCGCCAACGCGGCGTTCCACTCTTTCTCGTCAACGCTCGGCTGTCGGAGAAATCGGCCCAGGGCTATGCCCGGCTGCGTCCGCTAATACAGCCGGCGCTGGCGGGGCTGGCCGGTCTGGCCGCGCAGACGCCGGCCGATGCCGAGCGACTGCGGCGCCTGGCAAACCTCCCCACCCCAGCCCTCCCCATAAATGGGGAGGGAGCCCACCCCTCCCCCATTTATGTGGCAAGTCGGGAGCGGCTCAAGCCCAGCCCAGCCTCAGCCCCCTCCCCCATTCATGGAGGAGGCCGGGAGGGGCTCAAACCAGACTCGGCCTCAGACCTCTCCCCCATTCATGGGGGAGGTTGGGAGGGGCTCAAACCCAAACCAGCCCTAGACCCCTCCCCCATTCATGGGGGAGGCCGGGAGGGGCTCAAACCCAACCCAGCCATAGACCCCTCCCCCATTTATGGGGGAGGTTGGGAGGGGGAGCCCCCCATCCTCGTCGCCGGCAATCTGAAATTCGACGTCGCCCCACCCGCCGAGACGGCGGCGCGCGCGGCCGAGCTGCGCCGGCTGTTCGGCGCGCGCTTCGTGATGCTGGCCGCCAGCACGCGCGAGGGCGAGGAGGCGCTGCTGTTGGATGCCCTGCTGCCGCTCGATCTACCCGAACTGCTCCTGCTCATCGTGCCGCGCCATCCCCAGCGCTTCGCGGAAGTCGCCCGCATGATCGGTGCACGCGGCCTCAACTGCCCGCGCCGCAGCCAGGGCCAGGCCGTGGCCAACACAGACCGGATCTATCTCGGCGACAGCATGGGGGAGATGGCGGCCTATTGCGCGGCGAGCGATCTGGTCATCATGGGCGGCAGCCTGCTGCCCTTCGGCGGCCAGAATCTGATCGAGGCCGCCGCCGCCGGCAAGCCGGTTCTGATCGGGCCCCATACCTGGAATTTCGAACAGGCAAGCCGGGATGCGATAGCGGCTGGCGCCGCCCGCCGCGTGCAGGATGCCAAGGAACTGGCCGAGGCCGTGCGCGGGCTCTACGAAGACGGGCTACTGCGGGAAGAGATGGGCGCAGCGAGCATCGACTTTGCCCAGAGCCATCGGGGCGCGACCGAGCGCATCCTGCAGCTGGTCGAGCCGCACCTGAAGGGCTAGTTCTTCAGCAGACCGTCGATGACCTGCACATCCGCCTCGGCCAGGCTGCCGGCGGCGGCCTTGAGTTGCAAGCCGGCAAGCAGGGTCTGGTAGCGCGCCGCGGCCAGTTGCTGGCGGGTGCTGGACAGCTGTTGTTCGGCGTTGAGCACATCGACCCGGGTGCGCACGCCCACTTCCAGACCGAGCTTGCTCGAACTCAGCTGCGCCTGGGTGGAGATGAGCGCCTGCTCCAGCGCCGCGATCTGGGAGCGACCGGAGACCACGCCCAGATAGGCCTGACGCGCATCCAGCGCCGCCTGCCGGCGGGCATTGTCCAGGTCGTAGCGCGCCTTCTCCTGATTGGCCACCGCCTCGCGCACTCGGGAACTGGTGGCGCCGCCCTGGAAGATGGGCAGGGAGAGCTCCAGACCGACCACCGTGGTCTTGCTGTCGACGCCGGTCGTGCTGCCGACCGCGCCGTTGCGGCTGTCGGTGTAGCTCGCCGCCAGGTCCAGGGTCGGGTAATGGCCGCCGCGTTGCCGGTCGACTTCGCGCCGGGCGATCTCCAGCGCGGTCTGGGCCTGGATGACCGACAAGCCGTTGGCCTCGGCCTGCTTCACCCAGGCCTCCATGTCGTCCGGCTCGGGCCGCTCCACCTGCGCCTTGTCGCCCAGCCGGGCAAGCCGAGGCGCCGGGGCGTTGAGCAGCTTCTCCAGCGTCCGCCGCTTCACGTCCAGATCGTTCTGCGCCTTCAGCTCGCGGGAGAAGGCCAGGTCATAGCTGGCCTGGGCGTTGTGGGCGTCGACGATGGTCGCCGTGCCCACCTCGAAGCTGCGCCTGGCCTGGGCCAGCTGCTCGGCATAGGCCTGCTTCTCCGACTGCGCCGCGGCCAGGACGTCCTCCGCCTGCAGCACATCGAAGTAGGCCTGGGCCGCGCGCAGCACCAGTTGCTGCTCGGCGGCTTTCAACTGCTGTTCGGCCAGCAGGGCCTGCAGCTTGCCTTGCTCGTAGGCCTCGAAGTTCTGCAGGCGGAACAGGGGTTGGGTCAGCGACAGGCTGTAGCTCTGGCTATCGTAACTGCGGTTGCCGCTCAGACTGGAGTCGATCTCGTTCTGCCGGGTGTTGGCCGACAGGCCGATGCTGGGCAGCAGGCCGGCCCGGCCCTGCGGCAGCTTCTCCAGACCGGCCTGGTAGGCCTGCTGGGCCGCGGCAAAGACCGGGTCGTTCTGCCGCGCCATGCGATAGATCTCACCCAGATTGGCGGCCTGTGCAGTCATGCCGATCAGGCTCAAGCCACAGAACATCCAGACACGCAGCATCCGCTTCACCTCAGTAGGTCGGCATGGTGGGATCGGCCTCCTTGGCCCAGGCATCCACCCCGCCGGTCAGATTGATCACCTTGCCAAAACCGCTGTGTTCCAGGAAACGCGCCACGTGGTAGCTGCGCACGCCGTGATGGCAGATCACCACGATCTCACGCGCCGGGTCCAGCTCCCCCAGGCGGGCGGGCACACTGGCCATGGGCATCAGCTGCGCGCCCTCGATGTGACACACCCCGTATTCCCAGGGTTCCCGCACATCCAGCAGCAGCGGCTTTTCCCGTTGCGGATCGTCGAGCCAGGCCTTCAGCTCGGCCGGCCGCAGCTGTTTCATCAGAACACGAAGCGCTCGGGCTGGGCCGCGTTGCGCAGGGCCTTGACCTGGGTCTCGAACAGCACGTCGGTGCGCCAGGCCGACTCACCCGTACGGGTGATCAGCCGCGCCTGCATCACCGGGGCTTCGCCCACCACGGCGAACAGGCGACCACCGACCTTGAGCTGGCGCAGCAAGGCATCCGGCAGCACCGGCGTCGAGCCGGTGAGCACGATCACATCATAGGGCGCACCGCGCTCCCAGCCCCGGGCGCCGTCGCCCAACTCCAGCCGGATGTTGGCAAAACCATGGGCGGCCAGCTTCTGCTCGGCCGCCGCCTTCAGTTCGGGTTCGATCTCGATGCTCAGCACCTCGCCGGCCAGGCTGGCCAGCAGCGCAGTCAGATAGCCGCTGCCGGTGCCCACCTCGAGCACCCGGTCGCTCGGCTGGATATCCAGGCTTTGCAGGGCACGGGCCTCCAGCTTGGGCGGCCACATGGCCTCGCCCTGGCCGAGCGGAATCTCGATGTCGGCGAAGGCCAGGGTGCGATAGGCCTCCGGCACGAAGTCCTCGCGTTTCACGCGAGTCAGCAGGTCGAGGATGTGCTGATCCAGCACCTCCCACGGACGAATCTGCTGTTCGATCATGTTGTGGCGTGCGTGTTCGAGTTCCATATCTGCCTCACTATAAGGAGTGGCCCGAGAATCGTCGGGAAATCCCCGAGAGTCGCCGAGAAATCTTAGCACAGCGGCCGGCCGGTCAGCCCCGGGCCGCAGACCGCCTCCGCCACAGCCATTTGCGCGCCTCCTCCAGCACCAGCATGGCCAGGGCGAAGGGCAGCAAATAAAGCCAGACCTCGAACCCCAACGGCGCGGCGCCGAACAGCCGCTGGCCGGGCGGCGTATAGGCGATGACGAGAATGAGCACCAGCTCGGCCGCCAGCCCCAGATAGATTAGTCGGTTGCTTAGCCAGCCCAAGCGGAACGCCGATTGCCGGGGATCGCGGCAGAGAAAGACGTTGACCATCTGCATGACGATGATCGCGGCCAGGGTCGCCGTCGTGGCCTGCAGATAGAGCGGATCGTCCCAAGCCAGCATTCGCCCGTATTGCCAGCCACCGGCCTGCAACACGAAGAAGAAGGCCGACATGGCCGCCGCCGCTTCCATCAGCCCGAGGAAGAGATAGGCGCGCAGCAAGAGGCCGCGCGTGAGCAGGCGCTCGCCGCGTTTTCTCGGCGGCTCGCGCATCAGGCCCGGGTGCGGCGGCTCGGCACCGAGGGCCAGGGCCGGCAGCATGTCGGTGCCCAGGTCTACCACCAGGATCTGGATCACGGTCAGCGGCAGCGGGATCCTGAATAGAACGAAGGCCAGATACGGCACGATCTCCGGGATATTCGAGGTGAGGATGTAGGTCATGAACTTGCGCAGGTTCTGATAGACCGCGCGCCCCTCCTCCACCGCGGCGACGATGGTGGCGAAGTGGTCGTCCAGCAGCACCAGATCGGCCGCCTCGCGCGCGACATCGGTGCCGCTTCGGCCCATGGCCACGCCGATGTCGGCGGCGCGCAGGGCCGGCGCGTCGTTCACGCCGTCGCCGGTCACCGCGACGATGTGGCCCTTGGCCTGCAGGGCCTGGACCAGGGTCAGCTTCTGGTCGGCCGAAAGCCGGGCGAAGATCGCCTCCGGCGCATCCAGCGCCAGTTGCAGTTGGGTCGGCGACAGCCGGCGCAGGGCCTCGCCGGTCAGCACCAGCGGATGCTCGACCTCGATCAGGCCGATCTGGCGCGCCACCGCCAAAGCGGTGCATGGGTGATCGCCGGTGACCATGAACACGCGGATGCCGGCCGCCTTGCAGGTGGCGATGGCCTCGGGCACGTCGGGCCGGGGCGGGTCGGCCAGGCCGACCAGGGCCACCAGGGTCAGCCCCGTCTCCCAATGCGATTTGGGCTCCGCCGGCAAGGCCTCGCGCCAGGCCAGGGCCAGCACCCGCAGGCCCTGCGTGGCCAGCCTGGCTTCGGCCGCGAGCCAGCGCTCAGCTTCCGCTTCGGTCATGGCCACCCGGCCGGCCGCTGTCTGCGCATGGCTGCATAAGGGCAGCAAGGCCTCCAGCGCCCCCTTGCTGTAGAGCCGAGGCCCGTCCGGGGTCGCGTGCAAGGTGGTCATCCGCTTGCGCTCGGCCTCGAACGGCAGCTCGTCCAGGCGCTCGAAGCCCGGCCGCTCGGGGGCGAACCGCTCGGCCAGGGCGACCAGGGCCTGTTCCATCGGGTCGCCCTGAAACCGGCCCTCGCTCGCCAGCCATTGCAGGCTGTGGCAGTGGCGGGCGATGGCCAGCGCCTGATCGAACCCGCCCCTGAGCTCATTCGCCAGTTCCTCCGGCGTCGCCTCGCGCCCGGCCAGATACAGGCGCTGCGCCACCATGCGGTTCTGGGTCAGGGTGCCGGTCTTGTCCGACAGGATCACCGTCGCCCCGCCCAGGGTCTCCACCGCCGGCAGGTGGCGCACCAGGGCCCGGCGCCTGGCCATGCGCCGGGCGGCCATGGCGAGCGACAGGGTCACCGTCGGCAACAGGCCTTCGGGCACGTTGGCGACGATGATGCCGATGGCGAAGACGAAGCTCGCCCAGAACGGCTGGCCGATGGCCTGGCCGACGAGGAAGAAACCGACCCCGAGCAGCACGGCGAGCAGGCCGACCATGCGCGACAGCCGGGCGATCTCCAGATGCAACGGGGACCGCGCCGCCCCGGCCCGCTGCGACAGCCGAGCGATCTGGCCGAACTCGGTGTGGCGGCCGGTGGCATAGGCCACCGCCACCGCCTCGCCGGCCAGCACCGCGGTGCCGGCCAAGAGCACGTTCTTCGCCTCGATCGCGCGTTCGACCACCGAGGGCTCTGCCGCGCGGCCCTGGGGCAGCGACTCGCCGGTCACCGCTGCCACGTTCACCCTGAGGCCATAGGCCTCGATCACCCGGCAATCGGCCGGCACGTCATCGCCCTCTTTCAGCAGCACGACATCGCCCGGCACCAGGCGCGGGGCCGGCAGGCGTTGGCGCTGGCCGTCGCGCAGCACGGTCACCTCGCGCGGCAGCAGGGCCTCGAGCGAGGTGAGCACCCGCTCCGCCCGGTATTCCTGCCAGAAGGAGAAACTGCCATTGATCCCGATCACCCCGAGGATGGCCCAGCCCAGGGCCGCCATGCCCTGGCCCGGTTCGCGCCATTCCGAGAGGAAGGCCAGGGCCGCGGCCAGCCAGAGGATGATGGCGAAAAGGTGGCTGAACTCGCGGGCCAGCCGCCGGTACCAAGGTGGCCGCCGCATCCGTTCGACCTGATTCTCGCCGTATTCCCGCAGGCGGGCGGCGGCCTCGACTGCGGTCAGGCCCTCGCGCCGGCTGTGCAGGCTGGCCAGGGCTTCTTCGGCGCTGAGCTGGTGGATTTTCATGTCTGGAACAGGGTCTTTCCCTTCACGATAGCCCAACGGCCGGGTCCGATTCGGTGTATCCTCGCCATCAATCAATATGTTCGCTAGGGGTCTCCGGCCCGCCGGAGTGAGACACACCCTTTGAACCTGACCCGGGTCATGCCGGCGTAGGGAAGCGTCCTATCTGGCCCAGCATCGTCCCCCTCTCCCGCAAGCGGGAGAGGGCAGGGGTGAGGGCAGTCAGTACGCTCCTACGCCATTGTTAGAGAGTAGGAGCCGCACCATGAACGCCAACCCCCAATTCCTGGCCGCCACCGCCCACGTCGACGAGGCCGCCATCCAGCCGCTGCCCAATTCGCGCAAAGTCTATGTCGAAGGCAGCCGGCCCGACATCCGCGTGCCCATGCGCGAGATTTCCCAGGCCGACACGCCGACCGCCTTCGGCGGCGAGAAGAATCCGCCGATCTACGTTTACGACTGCTCCGGCCCCTATACCGACCCGAACGTCCGCATCGACATTCGCCAGGGCCTGCCGGCGCTGCGCCAGAAGTGGATCGAAGAACGCAACGACACCGAGCTGCTCGCCGGCCTGTCCAGCGAATACGGCCGCGCCCGCGAGAACGACCCCAAGCTGGCCGAACTGCGTTTCAACCTCAAGCGCCAGTCGCGCAGAGCCAAGCCGGGCATGAACGTGACGCAGATGCACTACGCCCGGCGCGGCCTCATCACGCCGGAGATGGAATTCGTCGCCATCCGCGAGAACCTGCGCCGCCAGGAATACCTGGAAAGCCTGCGCGCCAGCGGTCCGCAAGGAGAACGGCTGGCCAAGCTGCTCACCCGCCAGCACCCCGGCGAGCGCTTCGGCGCGGCCATTCCCGAGGAGATCACGCCCGAGTTCGTGCGCAGCGAGATCGCGCGCGGGCGGGCCATCCTCCCGGCCAACATCAACCACCCGGAAACCGAGCCGATGATCATCGGCCGCAACTTCCTGGTGAAGATCAACGCCAACATCGGCAACTCGGCCCTGGGCTCCAGCATCGCCGAGGAAGTGGACAAAATGACCTGGGCCATCCGCTGGGGCGGCGACACGGTAATGGATCTCTCCACCGGCAAGAACATCCACGAGACGCGCGAATGGATCATCCGCAATTCGCCCGTGCCCATCGGCACCGTGCCCATCTACCAGGCGCTGGAGAAGGTGGACGGCCGCGCCGAGGAACTGACCTGGGAGATCTTCCGCGACACCCTGATCGAGCAGGCCGAGCAGGGGGTGGATTACTTCACCATCCACGCCGGGGTGCTGCTGCGCTACGTGCCGATGACCGCCAACCGCCTGACCGGCATCGTCTCTAGAGGCGGCTCGATCATGGCCAAGTGGTGCCTGGCGCATCACAAGGAGAGCTTCCTCTACACCCATTTCGAGGAGATCTGCGAGCTCATGAAGGCCTACGACGTGGCCTTCAGCCTGGGCGACGGCCTGCGGCCCGGCTCCATCTACGACGCCAACGACGAGGCCCAGCTCGCCGAGCTCAAGACCCTGGGCGAGTTGACGCAGATCGCCTGGAAACACGACGTGCAGGTGATGATCGAAGGCCCGGGCCACGTGCCCATGCAGCTGATCAGGGAAAACATGGAGAAGGAACTGGAATGGTGCAGTGAGGCGCCGTTCTACACCCTGGGGCCGCTCACCACCGACATCGCCCCCGGCTACGACCACATCACCAGCGCCATCGGCGCGGCGCAGATCGGCTGGTACGGCACCGCCATGCTCTGCTATGTCACGCCCAAGGAGCATCTGGGCCTGCCCAACAAGCAGGACGTGAAAGAAGGCATCATCACCTACAAGCTCGCCGCCCACGCGGCGGATCTGGCCAAGGGCCACCCGGGCGCGCAGATCCGCGACAACGCCCTGTCCAAGGCACGCTTCGAGTTCCGCTGGGAAGACCAGTTCAACCTCGGCCTCGACCCGGACAAGGCGCGCGAATTCCACGACGAGACCCTGCCCAAGGAGTCGGCCAAGGTCGCCCACTTCTGCTCCATGTGCGGGCCGCACTTCTGCTCCATGAAGATCACCCAGGACGTGCGCGACTTCGCCGCCAAGCAGGGCCTCT encodes:
- the thiC gene encoding phosphomethylpyrimidine synthase ThiC; the encoded protein is MNANPQFLAATAHVDEAAIQPLPNSRKVYVEGSRPDIRVPMREISQADTPTAFGGEKNPPIYVYDCSGPYTDPNVRIDIRQGLPALRQKWIEERNDTELLAGLSSEYGRARENDPKLAELRFNLKRQSRRAKPGMNVTQMHYARRGLITPEMEFVAIRENLRRQEYLESLRASGPQGERLAKLLTRQHPGERFGAAIPEEITPEFVRSEIARGRAILPANINHPETEPMIIGRNFLVKINANIGNSALGSSIAEEVDKMTWAIRWGGDTVMDLSTGKNIHETREWIIRNSPVPIGTVPIYQALEKVDGRAEELTWEIFRDTLIEQAEQGVDYFTIHAGVLLRYVPMTANRLTGIVSRGGSIMAKWCLAHHKESFLYTHFEEICELMKAYDVAFSLGDGLRPGSIYDANDEAQLAELKTLGELTQIAWKHDVQVMIEGPGHVPMQLIRENMEKELEWCSEAPFYTLGPLTTDIAPGYDHITSAIGAAQIGWYGTAMLCYVTPKEHLGLPNKQDVKEGIITYKLAAHAADLAKGHPGAQIRDNALSKARFEFRWEDQFNLGLDPDKAREFHDETLPKESAKVAHFCSMCGPHFCSMKITQDVRDFAAKQGLSEQEALKKGMEAKSIEFVEQGAEVYHKV